A portion of the Bacillus sp. es.034 genome contains these proteins:
- a CDS encoding ABC transporter permease, which yields MSNRLTNVLIPVISVLLGIIVGTIIMLVSGYDPIAGYTALWNGIFGEIYYVGETIRQVTPYILAGLAVAFAFRTGLFNIGVEGQLIVGWLAAVWVGVAFDGLPKLIHLPLAIIAAALAGALWGFIPGLLKAKFRVHEVIVTIMMNYIALHVTNAIIRDVITDRKDRTDMIADTASLKSPFFESLTDYSRLHWGIFIALACVFIMWFLLEKTTRGYELRSVGFNQHASQYAGMNVNGNIILSMVISGAFAGLAGAMEGLGTFGYASIKGGFTGVGFDGIAVALLGGNAAIGVVFAALLFGGLKVGALNMPLDAGIPNELVDIIIALIIFFVASGYMIRYLIQRFSKKGVK from the coding sequence ATGTCTAACCGCTTAACAAATGTATTAATCCCGGTCATCTCAGTCCTTTTAGGTATCATTGTCGGAACGATCATCATGCTGGTGAGTGGGTATGACCCGATTGCAGGGTACACTGCATTATGGAACGGGATCTTCGGTGAGATCTATTATGTAGGAGAAACGATCCGTCAAGTGACACCATATATTTTAGCAGGACTGGCTGTTGCCTTCGCCTTTAGAACGGGTCTATTTAACATCGGTGTGGAAGGTCAATTGATTGTGGGCTGGCTTGCAGCTGTATGGGTTGGGGTTGCCTTTGATGGTTTACCTAAGCTGATCCACCTGCCGCTTGCCATCATTGCAGCAGCATTGGCGGGGGCTCTATGGGGCTTTATCCCGGGACTTCTTAAAGCGAAATTCCGCGTACATGAAGTCATTGTCACGATCATGATGAACTATATTGCTCTTCATGTTACAAATGCCATCATCCGTGATGTCATTACTGACCGTAAAGATCGTACAGATATGATTGCAGATACAGCTTCATTGAAATCACCTTTCTTTGAAAGTTTGACAGATTACTCCCGATTGCATTGGGGGATTTTCATCGCCCTTGCATGTGTATTCATCATGTGGTTCCTGCTTGAAAAGACAACGCGTGGATATGAGTTGCGTTCTGTAGGATTCAACCAGCATGCTTCGCAATATGCCGGTATGAACGTAAATGGGAACATCATCCTTTCCATGGTCATCTCTGGAGCGTTTGCCGGCCTTGCAGGAGCGATGGAAGGGCTTGGCACATTCGGCTATGCTTCAATCAAGGGAGGATTTACAGGTGTCGGATTCGATGGGATCGCTGTAGCCCTTCTTGGTGGTAATGCGGCCATCGGAGTTGTATTCGCCGCGCTTCTATTTGGAGGACTTAAGGTAGGGGCACTGAATATGCCTCTCGATGCAGGAATACCAAATGAACTGGTAGATATTATTATTGCCCTTATCATTTTCTTTGTAGCATCCGGTTATATGATCCGTTATCTGATTCAACGATTTAGTAAAAAGGGGGTGAAATAA
- a CDS encoding ABC transporter ATP-binding protein, whose protein sequence is MDYVIEMLNIRKEFPGIVANDNITLQLKKGEIHALLGENGAGKSTLMNVLFGLYQPEQGEIRVKGQKVNITNPNIANDLGIGMVHQHFMLVDTFTVTENIILGREPKSGATVDIKKAEKDILDISERYGLKVDPNAKISEISVGMQQRVEILKTLYRGAEILIFDEPTAVLTPQEIKELIQIMKTLIKEGKSIILITHKLKEIMEVCDNVTVIRKGKGIGTVKVSETDPNHLASLMVGREVTFKTEKKEATPSDNVLEVRDLNVKDQRNVPVVKGLNLEVKAGEILGIAGVDGNGQSELIEAITGLHKVDSGSIKLNGKEIANMKPRKIYESGVGHIPQDRHKHGLVLDFPIGENMVLQTYYQKPYSNKGVLSYKNIYNQARKLIAEFDVRTPSEFTLARALSGGNQQKAIIGREVDRDPDLLIAAQPTRGLDVGAIEFIHKRLIEQRDNGKAVLLLSFELDEIMNVSDRIAVIYEGQIVAIVNPRETTEQELGLLMAGSKRKETGGESHV, encoded by the coding sequence ATGGATTATGTAATTGAGATGCTGAATATCCGTAAAGAATTTCCAGGCATCGTAGCAAATGATAACATTACCCTCCAGCTCAAAAAAGGTGAAATTCATGCGCTTCTTGGTGAAAATGGAGCAGGTAAGTCGACATTGATGAACGTGTTATTCGGCTTATACCAGCCTGAGCAGGGAGAAATCCGTGTTAAAGGGCAAAAAGTGAATATTACCAACCCGAACATCGCCAATGATCTTGGAATCGGGATGGTTCATCAGCATTTCATGCTCGTCGATACATTCACTGTAACGGAGAATATCATTCTCGGAAGAGAGCCGAAATCCGGGGCGACAGTGGATATCAAAAAAGCTGAAAAAGATATTCTGGATATTTCTGAACGATATGGTTTGAAAGTAGATCCCAACGCTAAAATTTCAGAAATTTCAGTAGGTATGCAGCAACGTGTGGAAATATTAAAGACACTTTATCGTGGAGCAGAAATCCTGATCTTTGATGAACCGACCGCCGTATTGACACCTCAAGAGATCAAAGAACTGATTCAAATCATGAAAACATTGATTAAAGAAGGTAAATCAATCATCCTTATCACTCACAAGCTAAAAGAGATTATGGAGGTGTGTGATAATGTAACCGTTATCAGAAAAGGTAAAGGGATCGGCACAGTGAAGGTCTCAGAAACGGATCCGAATCACCTTGCCAGCCTGATGGTGGGGCGTGAAGTCACATTTAAAACAGAGAAGAAAGAAGCAACACCTAGTGATAATGTTCTGGAGGTTCGTGACTTAAACGTAAAAGATCAGCGAAATGTCCCTGTTGTAAAGGGATTGAACCTTGAGGTGAAAGCAGGGGAAATCCTTGGCATAGCCGGTGTGGATGGAAATGGACAAAGTGAGTTGATTGAGGCCATCACGGGTCTTCATAAAGTCGACAGTGGTTCAATCAAACTGAATGGAAAAGAAATCGCAAATATGAAACCCCGTAAAATTTATGAGTCGGGTGTAGGTCATATTCCTCAGGATCGGCATAAACACGGCCTTGTACTTGATTTTCCTATCGGGGAAAATATGGTTCTTCAGACTTACTACCAGAAACCATATTCCAACAAAGGGGTACTTAGTTATAAAAATATTTACAACCAGGCAAGAAAATTGATAGCGGAATTTGATGTCAGGACTCCATCAGAATTCACCCTTGCCCGTGCTTTGTCCGGGGGAAATCAGCAAAAAGCAATCATCGGCCGTGAGGTTGACCGGGATCCGGATCTATTGATTGCGGCCCAGCCGACAAGGGGCCTTGATGTAGGGGCGATCGAGTTTATCCATAAACGTCTGATCGAACAAAGAGATAATGGAAAAGCGGTTCTTCTGCTTTCATTCGAACTCGATGAAATCATGAATGTTAGTGACCGTATCGCCGTGATCTACGAAGGTCAGATTGTAGCAATTGTTAATCCAAGGGAAACAACGGAACAAGAACTTGGGCTCTTAATGGCTGGTTCGAAGAGGAAGGAAACGGGAGGGGAATCACATGTCTAA
- a CDS encoding BMP family protein has product MKKRKFGLALSFVLAAGTLLGACGTSEDKEGASSGEGKKEDQFTVAMVTDVGGVDDKSFNQSAWEGLKAFGKENDMEKGKDGFDYLQSQSDADYATNLNKLARQDFDLVYGIGFLMEGAITEIAQQQKDSHFAIVDAVVDQPNVASIMFKEQEASFLAGVTAGLATKTNKIGFIGGMEIPVIERFHSGFIAGVKAVNPDAEIVADYAGAFDKAELGQTIASKMYTQDVDVIFHAAGGTGNGLFKEARDLKEKDPSRELWAIGVDSDQSAEGKVGDHNIILTSALKRVDNAVVDLSTKAKEGNFPGGEQILYGLKEDGVGLAELNDELSNKDEVMKKVDEWKEKITSGDVKVPESIKDAEAFSAN; this is encoded by the coding sequence GTGAAAAAACGTAAATTTGGTTTAGCGTTATCATTTGTTCTGGCAGCAGGTACATTATTAGGTGCTTGTGGAACAAGCGAGGACAAAGAAGGTGCATCTAGTGGTGAAGGCAAGAAAGAAGATCAATTTACAGTAGCAATGGTTACAGATGTTGGTGGAGTGGATGACAAGTCTTTCAACCAATCAGCATGGGAAGGTCTTAAAGCCTTCGGTAAAGAGAACGACATGGAAAAAGGTAAAGATGGATTTGACTACTTGCAGTCACAATCAGATGCTGACTATGCTACGAACTTAAACAAATTAGCTCGTCAAGATTTTGACTTAGTATATGGTATCGGTTTCCTTATGGAAGGTGCAATCACTGAAATTGCACAACAACAAAAAGATTCACACTTCGCAATCGTTGATGCTGTTGTAGATCAACCAAACGTTGCAAGCATCATGTTCAAAGAGCAGGAAGCTTCTTTCCTTGCTGGTGTGACAGCAGGACTTGCGACTAAAACGAACAAAATCGGATTCATCGGTGGTATGGAGATTCCGGTAATCGAACGCTTCCATTCTGGTTTCATTGCTGGTGTTAAAGCGGTCAATCCTGATGCGGAAATCGTTGCAGATTATGCAGGTGCTTTCGACAAAGCTGAACTTGGACAAACAATTGCATCAAAAATGTACACTCAAGATGTAGACGTAATCTTCCACGCAGCTGGGGGAACGGGTAATGGATTATTCAAAGAAGCACGTGACCTGAAAGAAAAAGATCCTTCACGTGAACTTTGGGCAATCGGTGTTGACTCCGACCAATCAGCAGAAGGTAAAGTAGGAGATCATAATATCATCCTTACATCGGCTCTTAAGCGCGTTGATAACGCAGTAGTGGATCTTTCCACTAAAGCAAAAGAAGGAAATTTCCCTGGTGGGGAGCAAATCCTTTATGGACTTAAAGAAGACGGTGTAGGACTTGCTGAATTAAATGACGAACTTTCCAATAAAGATGAAGTCATGAAAAAAGTAGATGAATGGAAAGAAAAGATTACTAGCGGAGATGTAAAAGTTCCTGAATCTATTAAAGATGCGGAAGCTTTCTCAGCTAACTAA
- a CDS encoding GntR family transcriptional regulator, with amino-acid sequence MTIKTDNRHLYLQVIDRLKKDIEAGIYKEKEKLPSEFDLSKQLGVSRATLREALRILEEESVIVRRHGVGTFVNAKPLFTSGIEQLNSVTNMIKQAGMEPGTIFLSSTTQEATEDDVKRFICNEEDDVILIERVRTANGEPVVYCVDKIPEKVMPRNFTHEDNSIFTVLEKRENKRITHAVAQIEPMGYHDKISPILNCEPETALLVLKQMHFDENDEPILYSVNYFRSDKFSFQVLRKRV; translated from the coding sequence GTGACAATAAAAACAGACAATCGGCATTTATACTTACAAGTAATTGACCGTTTGAAGAAGGATATCGAGGCGGGAATATACAAAGAAAAAGAAAAACTCCCATCTGAATTCGATCTTTCCAAACAATTAGGTGTAAGTAGGGCTACTCTTAGGGAAGCCCTCAGGATTCTTGAGGAAGAAAGTGTCATCGTACGACGTCATGGTGTAGGTACATTTGTAAACGCCAAGCCGCTCTTCACTTCTGGTATCGAGCAGCTGAACAGTGTAACGAACATGATCAAGCAGGCTGGTATGGAGCCAGGGACCATTTTCTTAAGCTCAACAACTCAAGAGGCTACTGAGGATGATGTGAAGAGGTTTATTTGCAATGAAGAGGACGACGTGATCCTCATTGAAAGGGTTCGAACCGCAAACGGGGAACCGGTTGTGTATTGCGTAGACAAAATTCCTGAGAAAGTCATGCCGAGGAATTTCACACATGAGGATAATTCAATTTTCACTGTTTTAGAAAAACGGGAGAATAAGAGAATTACCCATGCAGTGGCACAAATTGAACCAATGGGATATCACGATAAAATCTCCCCTATTCTAAATTGCGAGCCGGAAACAGCCTTACTCGTTTTGAAGCAAATGCATTTTGATGAAAACGATGAGCCAATCCTGTATTCCGTAAACTATTTCAGATCAGACAAATTTAGCTTCCAGGTATTAAGAAAGCGCGTATAA
- a CDS encoding DNA translocase FtsK, whose translation MAKRKKRKKRSQTGSALKQTIKYEIIGLILSALSLISIIELGAVGKALVYFYRFFLGEWYMIALLWMLYVAGYLMIKREVPMLFSRRLVGVYIIIASFLLLSHVKLFDLLSNGGSFSNPSVIMNTWDLYWMDVNGESSTSDLGGGMIGSILFAVSYFLFDSQGARIVSATFIMIGIILVTGKSIGDVLGRAGKRFGAFMSGQWSAFKQDMSDWKEEQSKKKEIKEKKKKDEPMKKKEESPEPMVTEEEETREPIISNFAERAYGGSQSKEDPITSEAGTSNDKEASSSGKEGDTEGEAEASPPITFTEVENKDYKLPSISLLKTPKKTDQSNEYQLIHANAAKLERTFQSFGVKAKVTQVHLGPAVTKYEVHPDVGVKVSRIVNLSDDLALALAAKDIRIEAPIPGKSAIGIEVPNSEVAMVSLREVLEAKEHNKPDAKLQIGLGRDITGEAVLAELNKMPHLLVAGATGSGKSVCINGIITSILMRAKPHEVKLMMIDPKMVELNVYNGVPHLLAPVVTDAKKASQALKKVVSEMERRYELFSHTGTRNIEGYNDYVKRQNIENEDKQPLLPYIVVIVDELADLMMVASSDVEDAITRLAQMARAAGIHLIIATQRPSVDVITGVIKANIPSRIAFAVSSQTDSRTILDSGGAEKLLGRGDMLFMPVGASKPTRVQGAFLSDEEVEEIVDFVISQQKAQYQEEMIPDEVPEEKSGEAEDELYHDAVQLIAEMQTASVSMLQRRFRIGYTRAARLIDEMEVRGVVGPYEGSKPRTVLVGKPSEEQSS comes from the coding sequence TTGGCAAAACGAAAAAAAAGAAAAAAACGCTCTCAAACAGGCTCTGCACTGAAACAGACGATCAAGTATGAAATCATCGGATTGATCTTATCCGCATTAAGCTTGATCTCCATCATTGAGCTTGGAGCCGTAGGAAAGGCACTTGTCTATTTTTATCGTTTCTTCCTCGGGGAATGGTATATGATTGCCCTTCTATGGATGCTGTATGTAGCAGGCTACCTGATGATAAAACGGGAGGTACCGATGTTGTTCAGCAGGAGACTTGTGGGGGTATATATCATCATTGCAAGTTTCCTCCTGTTAAGTCATGTGAAATTATTTGATCTCCTTTCAAATGGTGGTTCATTCTCTAATCCCAGTGTCATCATGAATACGTGGGATTTATATTGGATGGATGTCAACGGTGAATCCAGTACTTCCGATCTTGGAGGAGGGATGATCGGCAGCATCCTGTTTGCGGTTTCCTACTTTCTATTCGATTCACAAGGGGCAAGGATCGTGAGCGCAACGTTCATTATGATCGGCATCATCCTTGTGACGGGTAAATCCATTGGGGACGTGCTTGGAAGAGCAGGGAAACGCTTTGGCGCGTTTATGAGTGGGCAATGGTCAGCCTTTAAACAGGATATGAGCGACTGGAAGGAAGAGCAATCCAAGAAAAAAGAAATAAAAGAGAAGAAAAAGAAAGATGAACCAATGAAGAAAAAGGAAGAATCGCCTGAACCAATGGTTACCGAGGAAGAAGAAACACGGGAACCGATCATTTCCAATTTTGCAGAGCGTGCATATGGCGGCTCACAATCAAAAGAAGACCCCATAACTTCAGAGGCCGGGACAAGTAACGATAAAGAGGCTTCCTCATCAGGAAAAGAAGGCGATACGGAAGGGGAAGCAGAAGCATCCCCGCCAATCACCTTTACGGAAGTGGAAAATAAAGATTACAAGCTTCCTTCGATCTCTTTATTAAAAACCCCGAAAAAAACGGATCAGAGTAACGAATATCAATTGATTCATGCCAACGCGGCTAAGCTTGAAAGAACATTCCAGAGCTTCGGGGTAAAGGCGAAAGTGACGCAAGTCCATCTTGGCCCCGCCGTCACAAAGTATGAAGTACATCCAGATGTAGGGGTTAAGGTGAGTAGAATCGTCAATCTGAGTGATGATTTGGCGTTGGCCCTTGCAGCGAAAGATATTCGGATTGAAGCTCCGATTCCGGGTAAGTCGGCCATCGGAATTGAGGTTCCGAACTCAGAAGTGGCCATGGTGTCCCTGCGGGAGGTTCTTGAAGCGAAGGAGCACAACAAACCGGATGCGAAACTGCAGATTGGTTTAGGGCGTGACATTACAGGTGAAGCGGTACTCGCCGAGCTGAATAAAATGCCTCACTTACTAGTAGCGGGAGCAACAGGGAGCGGTAAGAGTGTATGTATCAATGGGATCATTACGAGTATACTCATGAGGGCCAAGCCCCATGAAGTAAAGCTGATGATGATTGATCCGAAAATGGTTGAGCTTAATGTATACAATGGAGTTCCACATCTGCTGGCACCCGTCGTAACAGATGCCAAGAAAGCGTCTCAGGCTTTAAAGAAGGTTGTCAGTGAAATGGAGCGGAGATATGAGTTATTCTCTCATACGGGAACCAGGAATATCGAAGGCTACAACGACTACGTGAAGAGACAGAATATAGAAAATGAAGATAAACAGCCTCTGCTCCCTTATATCGTAGTGATTGTAGACGAGCTGGCGGATCTCATGATGGTAGCCTCGAGCGACGTGGAGGATGCCATTACAAGGCTTGCACAGATGGCACGTGCTGCCGGGATCCATCTTATCATTGCGACGCAGCGCCCATCGGTAGACGTGATCACAGGGGTCATCAAAGCCAATATCCCATCACGCATTGCCTTCGCCGTATCATCCCAAACCGATTCCAGAACGATCCTGGATTCCGGTGGAGCTGAAAAGCTTTTGGGAAGAGGAGATATGCTCTTCATGCCAGTCGGGGCATCCAAGCCAACAAGGGTGCAAGGTGCTTTTTTATCAGATGAAGAAGTAGAAGAAATCGTAGACTTTGTCATCTCCCAGCAAAAGGCTCAATATCAGGAAGAAATGATTCCCGATGAAGTGCCGGAGGAGAAGTCAGGGGAAGCGGAAGACGAGTTATATCATGATGCCGTCCAGTTGATCGCAGAAATGCAAACAGCATCCGTTTCGATGCTTCAAAGAAGATTCCGGATCGGCTATACGAGGGCCGCGAGATTGATCGATGAAATGGAAGTAAGGGGAGTCGTAGGCCCCTATGAAGGCAGCAAGCCCAGAACCGTCCTGGTCGGCAAGCCATCAGAAGAGCAAAGTTCCTAA
- a CDS encoding YlzJ-like family protein, with product MILYTMVPNDLVFPTDENEFSGQMMINYQGVPLLVQQEESKYRIIRVMSSDPAHYLNDQICPGEYLNN from the coding sequence ATGATCCTCTATACAATGGTACCCAATGATCTTGTGTTTCCCACCGATGAAAATGAATTCAGCGGGCAAATGATGATAAACTATCAGGGCGTCCCCCTTCTGGTTCAGCAGGAGGAAAGCAAATATCGAATCATCAGGGTCATGAGCAGTGATCCAGCCCATTACTTAAATGATCAAATCTGCCCAGGGGAATATCTAAACAATTAA
- a CDS encoding ATP-dependent Clp protease proteolytic subunit has protein sequence MQDEPNKGQDDQKDKPSGLMEKIQQLGQTNVPQLSQDSNIHCLTIVGQIEGHMQLPPQNKTTKYEHVIPQLVAIEQNPKIEGLVVILNTVGGDVEAGLAISEMIASLSKPTVSVVLGGGHSIGVPIAVSCDFSFIASTATMTIHPVRLTGLVIGVPQTFEYLDKMQDRVVSFVTKHSNITEEDFKDLMFAKGNLTRDIGTNVVGDDAVEYGLIDGIGGIGSAIRKINELIEMKKQADSQEGLVQ, from the coding sequence ATGCAGGATGAGCCAAATAAAGGTCAAGATGATCAGAAAGATAAACCGTCTGGATTGATGGAAAAGATTCAACAGCTGGGTCAAACCAATGTTCCGCAACTTTCTCAAGACTCCAATATTCACTGCCTCACCATTGTGGGCCAGATAGAAGGACATATGCAGCTTCCGCCCCAAAATAAGACAACAAAGTATGAGCATGTCATACCCCAGCTTGTGGCCATTGAACAAAATCCCAAAATCGAAGGGCTGGTCGTGATTCTGAATACAGTCGGGGGAGATGTGGAAGCGGGTCTGGCCATTTCCGAAATGATCGCCTCATTATCCAAGCCTACTGTTTCTGTCGTGCTTGGGGGAGGACACAGCATCGGGGTTCCGATTGCTGTATCTTGCGACTTCTCGTTCATTGCAAGTACGGCTACTATGACGATCCACCCGGTCCGATTAACCGGTTTAGTCATCGGTGTGCCCCAAACCTTTGAGTATCTGGATAAAATGCAGGATCGGGTAGTCAGCTTTGTGACTAAGCACAGCAATATCACGGAGGAGGATTTTAAAGACCTAATGTTTGCAAAAGGGAACCTCACAAGGGATATAGGTACGAATGTGGTGGGGGATGATGCCGTGGAGTACGGATTGATCGATGGAATTGGCGGCATCGGGTCGGCAATCAGAAAGATCAATGAATTGATCGAGATGAAGAAGCAGGCAGATTCACAAGAGGGGCTGGTGCAATGA
- a CDS encoding ribonuclease J: MSKIKNESIKVIPLGGVGEIGKNMYVIEVDHEIFVIDAGLMFPENEMLGIDIVIPDIQYLIENKERVKGIFLTHGHEDSIGAISYVLTKIKAPVYGTRLTNALVKARLKDEHIRDDVKFYTIHSDSYLTFDGVNVTFFKTTHSIPDSVGVCIHTSEGVIVHTGEFKFDQSAKHLYRPDLGKMAQIGEKGVLCLLSDSKEAERPGFTTSESVIEQHITNALRKASGRVIVACFASNLIRLQQVFDAAEQNNRKVAVVGKSLKRVYDVALKLGYLHVRDEMIIEIDEMDDYPKDEVLIIATGTQGEPFEALQRMSKRSHRLVNIEEGDTVLITATPSPGMEVTVGRTIDMLYRAGANVLTASKKVHVSGHGSQEDLKFMLNIMKPKYFIPIQGEYKMLVAHTQLAHDTGLPYKQIFIMDKGDVLQYKDGKMRMSGRVQAGNVLIDGIGVGDVGNIVLRDRKLLSEDGVFTVVVTINRRSKSIVSGPEIISRGFVYVRESEELIEGAGGIVTDVVHSYLQKGSFEWTAIKQDIRDQLNYYLFNKTRRRPMILPIIMEV, translated from the coding sequence GTGAGTAAGATAAAGAATGAAAGCATTAAGGTGATACCACTCGGGGGAGTGGGAGAGATAGGCAAGAACATGTACGTGATTGAAGTCGACCATGAAATATTCGTGATTGACGCAGGACTTATGTTTCCTGAAAATGAAATGCTTGGGATCGATATCGTCATTCCTGACATTCAATATTTGATTGAAAATAAAGAACGGGTAAAAGGGATCTTCCTGACTCATGGACATGAAGACAGTATTGGTGCGATTTCATATGTATTAACGAAGATCAAGGCTCCAGTCTATGGAACGCGCTTAACGAATGCACTGGTAAAGGCACGTCTGAAAGATGAACATATAAGGGATGATGTGAAGTTCTATACGATTCATTCTGATAGCTACCTTACTTTTGATGGTGTGAATGTGACGTTCTTTAAAACCACACACAGTATTCCTGATTCAGTCGGGGTTTGCATACATACATCTGAAGGGGTCATCGTACACACAGGAGAATTCAAGTTCGATCAATCGGCAAAGCATCTTTACCGGCCGGATTTAGGCAAGATGGCGCAAATCGGTGAGAAGGGTGTCCTTTGTCTATTGTCTGATAGTAAAGAGGCCGAGAGACCAGGGTTTACAACATCAGAGTCTGTTATCGAACAACATATCACGAACGCCTTGAGAAAAGCCTCAGGGAGAGTGATCGTAGCATGCTTCGCTTCGAATTTAATTCGCCTTCAGCAGGTATTTGATGCAGCTGAGCAGAATAATCGAAAAGTGGCTGTGGTCGGGAAGAGCTTAAAGAGAGTTTATGATGTGGCCTTGAAACTAGGATACCTTCATGTCCGGGATGAAATGATCATCGAAATTGACGAAATGGATGATTATCCTAAAGATGAAGTCCTCATCATAGCCACAGGAACTCAAGGGGAACCGTTTGAAGCCCTTCAACGGATGTCCAAGCGTTCCCATCGTCTTGTAAATATTGAAGAAGGTGACACGGTCCTCATAACCGCCACCCCTTCCCCAGGCATGGAAGTGACAGTGGGGAGGACGATCGACATGCTTTATAGAGCAGGGGCAAATGTATTAACCGCTTCGAAAAAAGTTCATGTCTCAGGTCATGGGAGTCAGGAAGACTTAAAGTTCATGTTGAATATCATGAAACCAAAATACTTCATACCCATCCAGGGTGAATATAAAATGCTCGTCGCTCATACCCAGCTCGCCCATGACACGGGACTGCCTTATAAGCAAATCTTCATCATGGATAAGGGTGACGTACTTCAATACAAGGATGGTAAGATGAGAATGAGCGGCCGTGTTCAGGCGGGGAATGTATTGATTGATGGGATCGGTGTCGGGGACGTAGGGAATATTGTCCTTCGTGACCGTAAGCTGTTATCGGAAGACGGTGTATTTACGGTTGTCGTCACCATCAACAGAAGATCCAAGTCTATCGTCTCAGGCCCTGAGATCATCTCCAGGGGATTCGTATATGTGAGGGAGTCCGAGGAATTGATCGAAGGGGCAGGGGGGATCGTGACGGATGTGGTTCACTCCTATCTGCAAAAAGGTTCTTTTGAATGGACAGCGATCAAGCAGGACATCCGGGATCAACTGAATTATTACCTATTTAATAAAACACGTAGAAGACCGATGATTTTACCGATCATCATGGAAGTATAA